The window GGCAACTACGATAGATGTAAGTCTCTCTCCGAATGCTTTTAAGTCTTTACTTATGAACATCATTTTTAGTTACATTATTTAACTGAATGTTTGTCATGCTAATGTGTGTTTTTATGTTCTGtcctccagtgtgtgtgaagGTATTCAATAAAACAAATGTGTGGAGGGAGCAGTGAGTCTGACTGGGTTTTTGATATGCAAATATGATGTACAtattacacatatatatatgaACTATAACAATTATATATCTGCCTGGCTTTTTATAAACATCTGCTATGTCTATAGCCTAATCTGTGTCCATGCAACTTTTGCTGTTGTTCATGGGCTTGATGTCActtgacccacacacacacacagagaaggagGAAGGAATTAGGGCAAACCTTTTGCATGGCCCGGTGTCCTGGTTGGGCGGAGTTTGTACATGttagaccattccattggtcTTTAAGCTAAATCTCCACTCATCTAGGAGACCGGGCCATTCAAAACGAAGTCGACCATTGCTTAGCTCCTGTCGACAATCGCAGTCAGCAGACGAAACTACAGCAGAGCGGATCGAGATCATAGTGACGCCGCTTTCGTTTCGACAGTCTGTAATCGAGAAATGTCGAGAAGGTGCATACATAGTCACTAAAGTGGTCGGACCTACTGTCGCGGTGTGGGACTTGTTGTGCGGCAAACCGCCATGATCTTAGCGCATAGAATATTGGAATGATGCCGCGACGCACCAATAAACTTTCATATGGAGAATGAAACGATTTGGCAGTCAATTTTGTCCGTCGAGAATCAGTCCGTTATCCCATTTGATTTTACTTTGGACTTTTCAAGACACTTTTATTTCTTTGGCTGTTTTGGCACACCTACTGGACTGGACACTGTCatgcctctgtctctcttgtgACATCGAGTTTCGGCGTTTTTTCTAGGCTATTTATGGTTTATTTGAATAGTGACATGATATAAACACTGATATATCGATTAAACATCAATCTGAAGCTTTGCACATTGTGTAGGACCATTTTCAACACCTGTCCCTGATGGACTTCATGAGAGAAGAGAACTTTCTAGGACTGTTCTGTTTCATAGATCTTATAGGACTTGATATCTTGGGGAAGTTAGAATAGGACAGGAGCCACCATGGGTGTCAGGCAGAGTATCCCCGTGGCTGAGAGTCGAACCCGGGCGTATTCTAGCCCTGTTGAACCCTCTGGAAGCAGCACTACCCCAGGGTTCAGATACACAGCCAGTCCTGGCGGCCCCAGAATTCGCTACACCGGAGGGACCCAACCCAGCTCCTaccaccaggtgtgtgtaatgaaagtGGTTTGGAAACATACTTCCATGATGAGTAactgcctgagacctgaagattTATGTTAGCTCCCCAAGCTAATGCCAAGGCTTCAGTTCAGGATGCTAACACAGTGTTGTGGCACACAGGTTCAAACCCCGGGCAGTTATACCTGTGTGATTCACTCACGTCCATGCCCAGTATCTTGACATTCAGTGTGTCTGTCCACCAGACAGGGATGATTATACCACATGGTGGCCGGAGCAGCCGTCTGGGCCAGGGGGAGACagatgtggagagaggaggagaacaccagATGATGATTGGCTCTCTACCACTTCACCTGTCCCCTCACCTACTGGGAGGTAGGCTATAAGTGTGTACGTGTTTTTCAGGTCCTGACTGTCTACATCAAGGTTTCCCTCTGggtgcacgtttagttttttgccccagcactacaaagctgattcaagtaatcaaagcttgatgatgagttgattatttgaatcagctgtgtagtgctggaGCAAAAACCAACATGTGCACCCAGAGGGGTTCCcgggaccaagtttgggaaacactggtctacATGATATCTTATTCCACAA of the Oncorhynchus kisutch isolate 150728-3 linkage group LG17, Okis_V2, whole genome shotgun sequence genome contains:
- the LOC109907307 gene encoding E3 ubiquitin-protein ligase znrf2-like, which encodes MGVRQSIPVAESRTRAYSSPVEPSGSSTTPGFRYTASPGGPRIRYTGGTQPSSYHQTGMIIPHGGRSSRLGQGETDVERGGEHQMMIGSLPLHLSPHLLGGFLCPVCSTFVASDVMEIHLIMCLTKSRLRYNEDVLVKDSGECAICLDEMEQGHTISRLPCLCIYHKGCIDEWFEVNRSCPEHPLD